The following are encoded together in the Marmota flaviventris isolate mMarFla1 chromosome 18, mMarFla1.hap1, whole genome shotgun sequence genome:
- the Pmis2 gene encoding transmembrane protein PMIS2, with product MVPKPKPPPPPAENAKPQSPEELAFYAPNHLCLVVLGILLCPPLGILAFKERKKSFLVQKLTTMLSPLQIMLANRNNEWEQAYKSSRKTGWLSVFSILGGLAIIYLLFLYI from the exons ATGGTCCCCAAACCTaagcccccaccaccaccagccgAAAATGCTAAACCACAGTCGCCGGAAGAACTGGCATTTTATGCTCCGAACCACCTATGTTTGGTCGTTTTGGGTATATTGCTTTGCCCTCCCTTGGGAATTCTAGCTttcaaggagagaaaaaag AGTTTCTTGGTTCAGAAACTGACCACTATGCTTTCGCCCTTACAGATCATGCTGGCTAACCGCAACAACGAATGGGAACAGGCTTACAAAAGCTCACGCAAAACTGGTTGGCTATCTGTGTTCTCCATACTCGGTGGTTTGGCCATCATTTATCTACTTTTCCTATATATATGA